Proteins from a genomic interval of Corynebacterium deserti GIMN1.010:
- a CDS encoding 5-oxoprolinase subunit PxpA, translating to MTSIDLNSDLGESYGSWTMGNDEAVLDLVSSANIACGFHAGDASVLLKTVRAAKARGVRIGAHIGYNDIAGFGRRNMVYAHDDLVAETIYQIGAIKAAAQAARTTVDYVKPHGALYNTIAVDEAQAAAVIEGIKLVDPELTLMALAGSQIVDQARAAGLVVQQETFADRAYTSNGLLVSRKEAGAVHHDPQKAAEQALAFATGQPITAITGESVLVDADSICVHGDNPQALELVKSIIDTLADHGVAVSHAR from the coding sequence ATGACCAGCATTGACCTCAACAGTGATCTCGGCGAAAGCTACGGCAGTTGGACGATGGGTAATGACGAAGCCGTCCTCGACTTGGTGTCCAGCGCAAACATCGCTTGTGGCTTCCATGCCGGTGACGCCAGCGTGCTCCTTAAAACGGTGCGCGCAGCCAAAGCCCGAGGCGTTCGCATTGGCGCACACATTGGTTACAACGACATCGCAGGTTTTGGACGTCGCAACATGGTCTACGCTCACGACGATCTGGTGGCAGAAACCATCTACCAAATCGGTGCCATCAAAGCCGCAGCTCAGGCCGCACGAACAACCGTCGACTACGTCAAACCCCACGGCGCGCTTTACAACACCATCGCAGTTGATGAGGCGCAGGCTGCAGCAGTTATCGAGGGCATCAAACTCGTCGACCCCGAACTAACCCTCATGGCTCTTGCCGGTTCCCAGATCGTCGATCAAGCCCGCGCCGCTGGCCTTGTTGTTCAGCAAGAAACCTTTGCCGACCGTGCGTACACCTCCAACGGCCTGTTGGTTAGCCGTAAGGAAGCCGGTGCGGTGCACCATGACCCCCAAAAAGCAGCCGAGCAGGCATTGGCGTTTGCAACAGGGCAACCGATTACCGCAATCACCGGCGAAAGCGTGCTTGTCGACGCCGACTCCATCTGCGTGCACGGCGATAATCCCCAAGCCCTCGAGCTGGTCAAAAGTATTATCGACACGTTGGCTGATCATGGGGTGGCGGTGTCTCATGCGCGTTAA
- a CDS encoding MFS transporter — protein sequence MFGVGVTEFVPVGLLPQIADTFGTSIATSGWVISSYAAGVMVGAPIMTLFSIRRPRKQMLILLMALFIVGNLLSAVAPNFALLIIGRIVTSFTHGAFFGIGTVVAAELAGPGQRGAAVAYMFSGISLANLIGVPIGTWIGTMANWRTTFLVIAALGILTALAIAYLVPNLSSPKNVRVGGEIKALTHPQVILALLMTLFGFGGVFAALTYLTPIMTDIAGYAESSMSWILIIVGVGMFTGNWTGGKLADHSLMPTVLAMLFLLAATLFAFHFTAHSAILSLITIFFVGFFGMATIAPLQSVVLEYAKGAPTLASSINIGVFNLGNAVAAWLAGATITTSLGLTSAGLVGGLMTSLGLVLAIVAVVLRRKAQGAQATISVVEHQPAQ from the coding sequence GTGTTTGGCGTTGGAGTGACGGAATTTGTCCCCGTTGGCCTCCTCCCTCAAATCGCAGACACCTTTGGCACCTCCATCGCCACCTCCGGCTGGGTCATTTCCTCCTACGCAGCCGGCGTCATGGTTGGTGCACCGATCATGACCCTGTTCAGCATCCGCCGACCCCGCAAACAAATGCTCATTCTGCTCATGGCGTTGTTCATCGTCGGCAACCTTCTATCCGCAGTAGCACCTAACTTTGCACTGCTGATTATTGGCCGCATCGTTACCTCCTTTACCCATGGCGCATTCTTCGGAATCGGTACCGTTGTTGCAGCAGAACTCGCAGGACCTGGCCAACGAGGTGCTGCAGTCGCCTACATGTTCAGCGGAATTTCCCTGGCAAACCTGATCGGTGTCCCCATCGGAACGTGGATTGGTACGATGGCTAACTGGCGCACCACATTCTTAGTAATCGCAGCATTGGGCATCCTCACCGCACTAGCCATTGCCTACCTCGTACCTAACCTGTCATCACCTAAAAATGTCCGCGTGGGAGGTGAAATCAAGGCACTCACCCACCCTCAGGTCATACTCGCACTACTCATGACACTGTTTGGCTTCGGTGGCGTTTTCGCCGCTCTAACCTACCTCACCCCGATCATGACTGACATCGCAGGCTACGCGGAATCCTCCATGAGTTGGATACTCATCATCGTCGGCGTTGGCATGTTCACTGGTAACTGGACTGGCGGCAAACTTGCCGATCACTCCCTCATGCCCACCGTGCTCGCCATGCTGTTCCTCTTGGCAGCAACACTCTTTGCCTTTCATTTCACAGCACACAGCGCGATCTTGTCCTTGATCACAATCTTTTTTGTTGGATTCTTCGGCATGGCTACGATTGCACCGCTTCAATCAGTGGTCCTTGAATACGCCAAGGGTGCGCCAACGCTGGCTTCCTCCATCAACATCGGAGTGTTCAACCTTGGAAATGCTGTTGCTGCCTGGCTTGCTGGTGCAACCATCACCACTTCCCTTGGACTCACATCAGCCGGATTAGTTGGCGGTTTGATGACGTCCCTCGGACTAGTGTTGGCCATTGTGGCTGTGGTTTTGCGTCGAAAAGCGCAAGGCGCCCAAGCCACCATCAGCGTTGTGGAGCACCAACCCGCCCAATAA
- a CDS encoding DUF4245 domain-containing protein → MRVAEKRPKIFDGSKDMVLSLVVSAIVMFVAVGFTGMCTFNTGTPENGEVPSVDAATFMSMEARSMSDHATRLPETPEGWTTNSARRTQIDDTPASVVGYVTAEEGYIQLTQTGENVDDAVQGYDSRWRDLSETYGLDGHEVGIYTSEEDDVRDLRVMDLGDARIMVSGAATDEEFNELLTAVAEAEPLPTN, encoded by the coding sequence ATGCGAGTGGCTGAGAAACGACCGAAGATTTTTGATGGCAGCAAGGACATGGTTCTGTCGCTCGTAGTGTCTGCGATTGTCATGTTTGTGGCGGTGGGGTTCACGGGAATGTGCACCTTTAACACGGGAACTCCGGAAAATGGTGAGGTTCCGTCGGTGGATGCGGCTACATTTATGTCCATGGAGGCGCGATCGATGTCGGATCATGCCACGCGGTTGCCGGAGACTCCTGAGGGGTGGACCACCAACTCGGCGCGTCGCACGCAAATCGATGATACCCCGGCATCAGTTGTTGGATACGTCACAGCCGAGGAGGGCTACATTCAGCTCACCCAAACCGGCGAGAACGTCGATGATGCGGTGCAGGGCTACGATTCCCGCTGGCGTGATCTCAGTGAGACCTATGGTCTGGACGGCCACGAGGTGGGGATTTACACCTCTGAGGAAGATGATGTCCGCGATCTCCGCGTGATGGACTTGGGTGACGCCCGCATCATGGTGTCCGGCGCGGCTACGGATGAGGAGTTCAACGAGCTGCTCACCGCAGTTGCAGAGGCAGAGCCGCTACCGACCAATTAG
- the glpX gene encoding class II fructose-bisphosphatase — MNLKHPEMPDRNLAMELVRVTEAAALASGRWVGRGMKNEGDGAAVDAMRQLINSVAMKGVVVIGEGEKDEAPMLYNGEEVGTGYGAEVDIAVDPVDGTTLMAEGRPNAISVLAAAERGAMYDPSAVFYMKKLAVGAEAAGKVDIEAPVAHNINAVAKAKGINPSDVTVIVLDRPRHIELIADIRRAGAKVRLISDGDVAGAVAAAQDSNSVDMMMGTGGTPEGIITACAMKCMGGEIQGILAPMNDFERQKAFDAGLELDTVLHTNDLVRSENCYFVATGVTNGDMLRGVSYRANGATTRSLVMRSKSGTIRHIESVHQLSKLQEYSVVDYTAAP, encoded by the coding sequence ATGAACCTTAAGCACCCTGAAATGCCAGACCGTAACCTCGCAATGGAACTGGTGCGAGTTACCGAGGCCGCCGCACTAGCTTCTGGACGCTGGGTTGGACGCGGAATGAAGAACGAGGGTGACGGCGCGGCTGTTGACGCCATGCGTCAGCTCATCAACTCCGTAGCCATGAAGGGCGTCGTTGTCATCGGCGAAGGCGAAAAAGATGAAGCCCCGATGCTCTACAACGGCGAAGAAGTAGGAACCGGATACGGCGCAGAAGTAGACATCGCAGTCGACCCAGTCGACGGCACCACCCTCATGGCTGAAGGTCGCCCCAACGCCATCTCCGTCCTCGCAGCAGCAGAGCGCGGCGCCATGTACGACCCATCCGCAGTGTTCTACATGAAGAAGCTCGCTGTTGGCGCGGAAGCAGCCGGCAAGGTAGACATCGAAGCACCTGTCGCCCACAACATCAACGCTGTGGCCAAGGCAAAGGGCATCAACCCATCCGATGTCACCGTTATCGTCCTGGACCGCCCTCGCCACATTGAACTTATCGCCGACATCCGTCGCGCAGGCGCCAAGGTTCGCCTCATCTCTGACGGTGACGTTGCAGGTGCTGTTGCCGCAGCTCAGGATTCCAACTCCGTTGATATGATGATGGGCACCGGTGGAACCCCAGAGGGCATCATCACCGCCTGCGCAATGAAGTGCATGGGCGGAGAGATCCAGGGCATCCTCGCACCAATGAATGACTTCGAGCGCCAGAAGGCGTTCGACGCCGGCCTCGAGCTCGACACCGTCCTTCACACCAACGACCTCGTACGCTCGGAGAACTGCTACTTCGTAGCCACCGGCGTCACCAACGGCGACATGCTCCGTGGGGTCTCCTACCGTGCCAATGGTGCAACTACCCGTTCCCTGGTTATGCGTTCTAAGTCCGGCACCATCCGCCACATCGAGTCCGTTCACCAGCTGTCCAAGCTGCAGGAATACTCCGTGGTTGATTACACCGCCGCGCCTTAA
- a CDS encoding MarR family winged helix-turn-helix transcriptional regulator, which yields MITESKTSQLKRPQLLVDGDSGLAHRWNALKVIHDRIESQVEKDLQKLHGISVREFSLLTVLNRQHDEEGGHLTMAELANTVVLSQSATTRLVSRLEDRGLLMRYICATDRRGIYTDISNIGKTLLEEAMPTNEASLQAVLDELRNEPELAPFIEVMEN from the coding sequence ATGATTACAGAGTCGAAAACAAGTCAGTTGAAGCGCCCACAGTTGCTCGTCGACGGCGATAGTGGACTGGCACACAGGTGGAATGCACTCAAAGTTATTCATGATCGGATTGAGTCGCAGGTAGAAAAAGACCTGCAGAAGCTGCACGGAATTAGTGTGCGGGAGTTCTCTTTATTAACAGTGCTGAATCGTCAACATGATGAAGAGGGTGGGCACTTGACTATGGCAGAGCTGGCCAACACCGTAGTGCTGAGTCAAAGCGCAACGACACGACTGGTGTCTAGGTTAGAAGATCGTGGATTACTTATGCGGTATATCTGCGCCACGGACCGGCGTGGAATTTACACAGACATTTCTAACATTGGAAAAACACTGCTGGAGGAGGCCATGCCAACAAATGAAGCCTCACTGCAAGCAGTGCTGGATGAATTGCGCAATGAACCGGAGTTAGCACCGTTCATTGAGGTGATGGAGAACTAG
- the xseA gene encoding exodeoxyribonuclease VII large subunit, with protein MSPENASSKSTPEAPWPVREVNTQVKQWIERLGHLWVEGQLAQINVKPNWKLSYLTLRDVEQEVSVQLTCPTDIIRNRPTPLKDGDRVIVYGKPAFYAGRGTFSLWVTDIRPVGIGELLARIEELRKRLAAEGLFDPSRKKRLPFLPNRVGLITGRGSAAERDVLSVAKDRWPEVQFEVINTAVQGASAVPEIIEALRVLDQDSRVDVIIIARGGGSVEDLLPFSEEALQRAVAAAKTPVVSAIGHEPDTPVLDNVADLRAATPTDAAKRVVPDVAEERLLINQLRERSAAALRGWVQREQQALAAIRSRPVLADPMTPINRRRDEITQAVGLIRRDVTHLVRTEQALVSSLRAQVSALGPSATLARGYSVVQVIPRDGSEPEVVTAIEQSPPGSQLRIRVADGSINAAAMGTQQAN; from the coding sequence GTGTCACCTGAGAATGCATCATCAAAATCAACCCCTGAGGCACCGTGGCCAGTCCGGGAAGTAAACACTCAAGTCAAGCAGTGGATTGAACGGCTTGGCCATTTGTGGGTGGAGGGCCAGCTTGCTCAGATTAATGTGAAGCCCAATTGGAAGCTGTCGTATTTGACGCTTCGTGATGTGGAGCAGGAAGTGTCTGTGCAGTTGACGTGCCCGACGGATATTATCCGCAATCGCCCCACGCCGCTCAAGGATGGCGACCGCGTGATTGTGTACGGCAAGCCCGCGTTTTATGCAGGCCGGGGCACTTTTTCGCTGTGGGTGACCGATATCCGCCCAGTGGGTATTGGTGAGTTGCTTGCGCGAATTGAGGAGCTACGTAAAAGACTTGCTGCAGAGGGACTGTTTGATCCTTCCCGGAAAAAGCGCTTGCCATTTCTACCCAACCGGGTTGGTTTGATCACCGGACGAGGATCGGCTGCTGAGCGCGATGTGCTCAGTGTGGCCAAAGACCGGTGGCCAGAAGTGCAATTTGAGGTGATCAATACAGCGGTTCAGGGCGCCTCGGCGGTTCCAGAGATCATTGAGGCGTTGCGCGTATTGGATCAAGATTCTCGTGTAGATGTGATCATCATTGCCCGTGGTGGCGGCTCCGTGGAAGATCTTCTCCCCTTTTCCGAAGAAGCCTTACAACGCGCCGTGGCAGCAGCTAAAACACCTGTGGTTTCTGCCATTGGCCACGAGCCCGATACCCCGGTTTTGGATAATGTCGCCGACCTTCGCGCAGCAACCCCGACTGATGCAGCAAAACGTGTGGTGCCCGACGTCGCCGAAGAACGCCTGCTAATCAATCAGCTGCGTGAGCGCAGTGCCGCAGCGTTGCGTGGTTGGGTGCAGCGTGAACAGCAGGCATTGGCCGCGATTCGTTCCAGGCCTGTGCTGGCTGATCCGATGACCCCGATTAATCGTCGACGTGATGAAATCACCCAGGCTGTAGGCTTGATTAGGCGCGATGTCACCCACCTTGTGCGCACTGAGCAGGCGCTAGTGTCTTCGCTGCGGGCGCAGGTTTCGGCACTCGGACCTTCTGCCACCTTGGCGCGTGGCTATTCCGTAGTTCAGGTAATCCCTCGCGATGGCAGCGAGCCCGAAGTAGTCACCGCTATCGAACAATCCCCTCCCGGCAGCCAATTACGCATTCGCGTAGCCGACGGCTCCATTAACGCAGCAGCCATGGGCACCCAGCAAGCAAACTGA
- a CDS encoding NRAMP family divalent metal transporter has protein sequence MGAIFLMATSAIGPGFLTQTAVFTNQLGAAFGFAIVVSILIDVAVQLNVWRVIGISGLRAQELGNTVIPGLGWVLAILVCIGGAVFNIGNIAGGGLGLNALLGLDVKVGGVITAAIAIAIFLFKRLGAALDKFLVVLGVVMIALTVYVAFVSQPPVGLALKNAVLPDTINWLVITTLVGGTVGGYITYAGAHRMLDSGQTGPENVKAVSNSSITGILITGLMRVVLFLAVLGVVAGGVTLSTDGNPAAEAFQHAAGDIGLRIFGAVLWAASISSVIGASYTSASFLVANKPEKRRLQNWVTIIFILISCSVFIALGTAPAILLVFAGAFNGLVLPIGFTLMIYVAIFRQKDLLKGYKYPLWLIIIGVIGLAIAWFLAYVSFGGVFDLLGS, from the coding sequence ATGGGCGCCATCTTCCTCATGGCAACCTCCGCCATCGGACCAGGCTTCCTCACCCAAACAGCAGTCTTCACCAACCAGCTCGGTGCGGCCTTCGGTTTCGCCATCGTGGTGTCGATCCTCATCGACGTCGCTGTGCAGCTCAACGTGTGGCGAGTCATCGGTATCTCTGGACTTCGTGCCCAAGAACTCGGCAACACTGTCATCCCGGGACTGGGCTGGGTTTTGGCTATCCTCGTCTGCATCGGCGGAGCCGTCTTTAACATTGGCAACATCGCCGGTGGCGGTCTGGGTCTCAACGCCCTTCTTGGCCTCGACGTCAAGGTAGGTGGTGTGATCACCGCAGCTATTGCCATCGCAATCTTCCTGTTCAAGCGTCTTGGCGCTGCGCTGGATAAGTTCCTCGTTGTCCTTGGCGTCGTCATGATCGCGCTGACCGTCTACGTCGCGTTTGTCTCCCAGCCTCCAGTTGGTCTGGCCTTAAAGAACGCTGTTCTGCCTGACACGATCAACTGGCTCGTTATCACCACTCTGGTTGGCGGCACCGTCGGCGGTTACATCACCTACGCAGGTGCACACCGCATGCTCGATTCCGGCCAGACTGGACCTGAAAACGTCAAGGCAGTCTCCAACTCTTCTATTACCGGCATCCTCATTACCGGCCTAATGCGCGTGGTTTTGTTCCTTGCAGTCCTTGGCGTCGTTGCAGGTGGCGTCACTCTTTCCACCGACGGCAACCCTGCAGCAGAAGCATTCCAGCACGCAGCAGGTGATATTGGACTCCGCATCTTCGGCGCCGTCCTGTGGGCAGCATCCATCTCCTCTGTCATTGGCGCAAGCTACACCTCAGCCTCCTTCCTCGTTGCCAACAAGCCAGAGAAGCGTCGCCTGCAAAACTGGGTGACCATCATCTTCATCCTCATCTCTTGCTCCGTATTCATCGCGCTCGGTACCGCACCAGCAATCCTCCTGGTCTTCGCCGGTGCCTTCAACGGACTGGTTCTGCCAATCGGCTTCACCCTCATGATTTACGTGGCAATTTTCCGTCAAAAAGACCTACTCAAGGGCTACAAGTATCCCCTGTGGTTGATCATCATCGGTGTGATTGGCCTAGCTATTGCATGGTTCTTGGCCTACGTCTCCTTCGGCGGCGTCTTCGACCTCCTCGGCAGCTAG
- a CDS encoding exodeoxyribonuclease VII small subunit produces the protein MTNPDIVGSGQGNDSFEPVAQLSYERARDELVEIVKILELGQMGLDESLKYWERGEALAKRCEEHLAGASARVEQALNKAE, from the coding sequence ATGACAAATCCAGATATCGTCGGTTCCGGCCAAGGCAACGATTCCTTCGAACCCGTCGCCCAATTATCCTACGAGCGCGCCCGCGACGAGCTCGTGGAAATCGTGAAAATTTTGGAGCTCGGCCAAATGGGTCTCGACGAATCCCTCAAATACTGGGAGCGTGGCGAAGCCTTAGCGAAGCGCTGCGAAGAACACCTGGCCGGCGCCTCAGCGCGCGTCGAGCAAGCATTAAACAAGGCAGAATAA
- a CDS encoding class II fumarate hydratase, producing MTEQEFRIEHDTMGEVKVPAKALWQAQTQRAVENFPISGRGLESAQIRAMGLLKAACAQVNKDTGALDAEKADAIIAAGKEIASGKHDAEFPIDVFQTGSGTSSNMNTNEVIASIAKANGVEVHPNDHVNMGQSSNDTFPTATHVAATEAAVNDLVPGLKVLHESLAKKATEWAEVVKSGRTHLMDAVPVTLGQEFGGYARQIQLGIERIEATLPRLGELAIGGTAAGTGINTSADFGGKVVAELINLTDVKELKEAENHFEAQAARDALVEFSGAMRVVAVSFYKIANDIRLMGSGPLTGLGEIRLPDLQPGSSIMPGKVNPVLCETATQVAAQVIGNDAAVGFAGTQGQFELNVFIPVMARNVLESARLLANTARVFATRLVDGIEPNEEHMKQLAESSPSIVTPLNSAIGYEAAAKVAKTALAEGKTIRQTVIDLGFVDGEKLTEEELDKRLDVLAMAHTERENKF from the coding sequence ATGACCGAGCAGGAATTCCGCATTGAACACGACACCATGGGTGAAGTGAAGGTCCCAGCAAAGGCTCTGTGGCAGGCACAGACCCAGCGCGCTGTGGAGAACTTCCCAATTTCTGGTCGTGGTCTGGAATCCGCACAGATCCGCGCTATGGGTCTGCTCAAGGCTGCTTGTGCACAGGTAAACAAGGACACCGGTGCTCTTGATGCAGAAAAGGCTGACGCCATCATCGCAGCAGGTAAAGAAATTGCCTCCGGCAAGCACGATGCTGAATTCCCCATCGACGTGTTCCAGACCGGTTCCGGCACCTCCTCCAACATGAACACCAACGAGGTCATTGCTTCCATCGCCAAGGCTAACGGCGTTGAGGTTCACCCCAATGACCACGTCAACATGGGTCAGTCCTCCAATGACACCTTCCCAACTGCAACCCACGTTGCAGCTACTGAAGCTGCTGTCAACGACCTCGTCCCAGGTCTGAAGGTTCTGCACGAGTCTTTGGCTAAGAAAGCAACCGAGTGGGCTGAGGTTGTAAAGTCCGGCCGCACTCACCTCATGGATGCTGTTCCTGTCACCCTCGGCCAGGAGTTCGGCGGCTACGCACGTCAGATCCAGCTGGGCATCGAGCGCATTGAGGCTACCCTGCCTCGCCTGGGTGAGTTGGCAATTGGTGGCACCGCTGCTGGTACCGGCATCAACACCTCCGCTGATTTCGGTGGCAAGGTTGTTGCAGAACTGATCAACTTGACCGACGTCAAGGAGCTCAAGGAAGCTGAGAACCACTTCGAGGCTCAGGCTGCACGTGACGCTCTCGTTGAGTTCTCCGGCGCCATGCGTGTTGTTGCCGTTTCCTTTTACAAGATCGCTAACGACATCCGCCTCATGGGCTCCGGCCCACTGACCGGCCTCGGCGAGATCCGCCTGCCAGACCTGCAGCCAGGTTCTTCCATCATGCCTGGCAAGGTCAACCCAGTTCTGTGTGAGACCGCTACCCAGGTTGCAGCTCAGGTTATCGGCAACGACGCTGCTGTTGGATTCGCTGGCACCCAGGGTCAGTTCGAGCTCAACGTGTTCATCCCAGTGATGGCTCGCAACGTTTTGGAGTCCGCTCGCCTGCTGGCAAACACCGCTCGCGTGTTCGCTACCCGCCTCGTCGATGGCATCGAGCCAAACGAAGAGCACATGAAGCAGCTTGCTGAGTCCTCCCCATCCATCGTTACCCCACTGAACTCCGCAATCGGCTACGAAGCTGCAGCGAAGGTGGCAAAGACCGCTCTGGCAGAGGGCAAGACCATCCGCCAGACCGTTATTGACCTCGGCTTTGTTGATGGTGAGAAGCTCACCGAAGAAGAGTTGGACAAGCGCCTCGACGTTCTTGCCATGGCTCACACCGAGCGCGAGAACAAGTTCTAA
- a CDS encoding 4-hydroxy-3-methylbut-2-enyl diphosphate reductase, which produces MSSPVISPETKTGKKILLAAPRGYCAGVDRAVETVERALEEYGAPIYVRKEIVHNRYVVDTLAEKGAIFVNEASEAPEGANMVFSAHGVSPMVHEEAAAKNIKTIDAACPLVTKVHKEVQRFDKQGFHILFIGHEGHEEVEGTMGHSVEKTHLVDGVAGIATLPEFLNDEPNLIWLSQTTLSVDETMEIVRELKVKFPQLQDPPSDDICYATQNRQVAVKAIAERCELMIVVGSKNSSNSVRLVEVAKQNGADNAYLVDYAREIDPAWFEGVETIGISSGASVPEILVQGVVERLAEFGYDDVEEVTSAAEKIVFALPRVLRHK; this is translated from the coding sequence ATGAGCTCTCCTGTTATCAGCCCCGAAACCAAAACCGGAAAGAAGATCCTGCTTGCAGCCCCTCGCGGATACTGCGCCGGCGTAGACCGCGCAGTGGAAACCGTTGAGCGCGCGCTCGAGGAATATGGCGCCCCCATTTATGTCCGTAAAGAAATCGTGCACAACCGTTACGTTGTGGACACCCTGGCAGAAAAGGGCGCGATTTTTGTCAACGAAGCATCTGAAGCGCCAGAAGGTGCCAACATGGTGTTCTCTGCACACGGCGTGAGCCCCATGGTCCACGAAGAGGCCGCAGCTAAAAACATAAAGACTATCGACGCAGCCTGCCCGCTGGTCACCAAGGTGCACAAGGAAGTCCAGCGCTTCGATAAGCAGGGCTTCCACATTCTCTTCATCGGCCATGAAGGCCACGAAGAAGTCGAAGGCACCATGGGCCACTCCGTTGAGAAGACCCACCTGGTTGACGGCGTTGCTGGCATTGCCACCCTGCCTGAATTTTTAAACGATGAACCAAACCTGATCTGGTTGTCGCAGACCACACTGTCTGTGGACGAGACAATGGAGATTGTCCGCGAGTTGAAGGTGAAGTTCCCTCAGCTGCAGGATCCTCCATCTGACGATATTTGCTACGCAACTCAAAACCGTCAGGTTGCCGTCAAGGCAATTGCGGAGCGCTGCGAACTCATGATCGTTGTGGGTTCCAAGAACTCCTCCAACTCAGTTCGCCTGGTGGAGGTTGCTAAGCAAAACGGCGCCGACAACGCCTACCTTGTTGATTACGCCCGCGAGATCGATCCTGCATGGTTCGAGGGTGTGGAAACAATTGGCATTTCCTCTGGCGCATCGGTGCCTGAGATTCTCGTCCAGGGCGTTGTGGAGCGCCTCGCCGAGTTCGGCTACGACGACGTCGAGGAAGTCACCTCAGCAGCAGAAAAGATCGTCTTCGCGTTGCCTCGAGTTCTCCGCCACAAGTAA
- a CDS encoding GntR family transcriptional regulator, with amino-acid sequence MTASLDLAAQITAKIDRGELTPGARLPEVALAEELGVSRNTLREAFRVLMQDGLVDHIPNRGVFVHTFSRDDVTDLYAYREFVELSAIRFAAKNPLILADSLVAMRDAYDRGFAANEVGDWQEVGSANSAFHLAIVDLAGVARLSADARKVLALARIGFMATYNPETFHSPYVAMNLEILELLNDGKFEEAEASLHTYFEHSRTDLLAHLPENDKVS; translated from the coding sequence ATGACAGCATCTTTAGACTTGGCGGCGCAGATTACCGCCAAAATTGACCGGGGAGAACTCACCCCAGGTGCCCGCCTGCCAGAGGTGGCACTCGCCGAGGAGTTAGGCGTTTCTCGCAATACGTTGCGCGAAGCGTTTCGTGTACTTATGCAGGATGGGCTGGTAGATCACATCCCCAACCGAGGTGTTTTTGTCCATACGTTTAGCAGAGATGACGTCACTGATCTTTACGCATATCGTGAGTTCGTTGAACTCTCAGCCATCCGTTTTGCTGCCAAGAATCCGCTCATACTTGCGGATTCTCTGGTAGCCATGCGTGACGCCTACGACCGCGGATTTGCCGCCAATGAGGTGGGGGATTGGCAGGAAGTGGGCTCGGCAAACAGTGCGTTTCACTTAGCCATTGTTGATCTCGCGGGGGTGGCACGGCTATCTGCTGATGCCCGAAAAGTGCTCGCTCTTGCCCGTATCGGATTTATGGCAACCTACAATCCCGAGACATTCCATAGCCCCTATGTAGCCATGAACTTGGAAATCTTGGAGTTACTCAACGACGGCAAATTCGAGGAAGCAGAAGCGTCACTGCACACCTACTTTGAGCATTCCCGCACGGATCTGTTGGCCCACCTGCCAGAAAATGACAAAGTGAGCTAA
- a CDS encoding flavin reductase family protein, which produces MASTLRTATTNLRTVLRNVPTPIAFIATHTDVPRGMIVGSFVSISEDPALVGVFLQKTSTSWPGIEQALATGQELGISILGTGHRGDLRKLSGPSAQRFEGLGWERNESGAIFLSGADAHLATTLSDLQEIGDHYLAVLKVQDAWTESEESSPLVYHRSQAKVV; this is translated from the coding sequence ATGGCATCAACACTTCGCACCGCCACCACGAACCTCCGCACTGTCCTTCGAAACGTCCCGACTCCCATTGCTTTTATCGCCACGCACACCGACGTGCCACGTGGAATGATCGTTGGGTCATTTGTGAGCATTAGTGAAGATCCGGCACTTGTGGGTGTTTTCCTCCAAAAGACCTCGACATCATGGCCTGGAATTGAACAGGCATTAGCCACCGGTCAGGAACTGGGAATTTCCATCCTGGGTACTGGGCACAGGGGTGACCTACGTAAGCTCTCAGGACCATCTGCTCAACGATTTGAAGGTCTTGGTTGGGAGCGGAACGAATCTGGCGCCATCTTCCTGTCAGGCGCTGACGCACATTTGGCCACAACGTTGTCGGACCTTCAGGAGATTGGCGACCACTACCTCGCAGTGCTGAAGGTGCAGGATGCGTGGACAGAGTCCGAGGAAAGCTCTCCATTGGTGTACCACCGCTCGCAGGCGAAGGTTGTATGA